The Chroicocephalus ridibundus chromosome Z, bChrRid1.1, whole genome shotgun sequence sequence CTGTTGAACTCTTTTGTGGTTGTTGGTCCTAAGGCTGAAGTTTCAGAGATGctaaaccattttttccttcagatgacAAAAAAGGAGGTCCAAAACTGATTTCTGTAAATGGAGGATCCACAATTAGAGCCCACTGTGCAAAATAGGAGCAGTAGCTTGCCTGTGCCTTGGAACATGTGCCAACACTGCCGTCTAGCTTCTGCAAAGGTTTTGtatgcttttgctttgctttagttGCTCGTGTTCGTGTATTACACAGCTTTGTCAAGCCTCCTACGGTGAGTCAAGGTCCTGTAGCGTTGAATTCTGTTCAGATACATGTGTTCCTTTCCACAGAAACGTCTAAAGTGGTCGCAGCATGGGATGAGTGATGTCAGGCTGGCTGCAGCAAACAGTAGAGGAGACCTGAAGTGGCAATGCAGCAAGAAAACTCCCAGGCTGTGTTTGCAGATAGGGAACCGAAGCCTGTCTGTCCAAACTCCTATGGGATTTTTGGCAGCACCACAACCTAGTGAAACCGGTCCAAGGTCTGTTCAGTGTTTCTAATCACGAAGCACTGCTAACGTTCTTGGACAGGGTCCTCTGACATGTCACCCTCCTTTGGGCTCAGtgttgtcttctgctttcttgTGTCACTCTCTTAACCTTACGCTTCTGTGTCTCATACCAGGCATacgtcttttttcctccttcacctGCTTCTTGGTCTGGGGTGAGCTGATACCTGCTTGTAGTCTGAACTACTGTCTTTAGGTTTATATGCATTTTATGCCTGGTCACTATTGGGATTTTAAAAGATTGTTAGGTTTCCATTTACCATGAACTTGCATGTATATACCAAAATCTATATTTATAGAGCTCTTAGGTTACAGGTGTCATTACCTAAATAATAGAGACGATAATGAAAGCATATAATTAAGCAGGCAGAGGGCTCTATTAAACTCTAGTTTGAACTTGCgtaattcttccattttcaaacAGCATGTAATGCAGGAATGAAGCAATTATGTTCCAGCTTCCTTGCTGGTGTAATTTGGGAGAAATTGATTATCATCAGTATGTTGAAGTGATTTAAAGCCGAATTCAGCCCACAGTTCCCTGGCTAatgattttgtttccatttttgacCATTTTCTATAGCCTTCATTAAATAACTCAGCAACAACATTAGCTATCACTACATATTCTTATCAACCTTATAATTAACATGTATCCATGGGTACTGCCTCATGTTAATGAGGCAAGGTCGTATTTGAAGGAGAATCTTTTGTATCTGTTCAAGCAGCTGTTACTGTGGCTGCATACCTGGCTGAATCAATTAATCATTTCATTAAACAAAAGTCCTCTTAGCTATGCTAATGAAAAGCATGCTGATCACACTTTTTCCAAACAACCCCCTgaaacctaaacaaacaaacaaacaaaccaaccacttcAAGACTAATAAACCAGCCTTGCTCTGATAAATAAGCTATGCTTtattaaaaaggattaaaaagaaaagagaaaaaaaaaagatctgaggGGGATTTCATCAGCATTATGAATATATTTCTTTAGGGATGACAGCGCTGGCAAAATAGCCATCTCTGGTGATCTCATTGGAATAGTTATTTGCTGTACCATTTTGAAAGTGACAGGAAACACACGGTCTCTGCTCTGCACTGCCTCTTCGTGGGCGAGGAGGGGGTGATGGATGCTGAGCACTGGGTCCAGGGCCTTCTTGTGACCTCCCAGAAGCAAGCTGAGAGGGTTTGCATGTGCTTCTTGACTTCTGTGAGCAAGCACGTGAGCACGAGCTgaacagtttgaaagaaaagaggaggtaGAGCATAGAACATAAATGATCAGCTTCAGAGACAGCTTCTTCAGAGACAGGTAGCTCAGTGTACAGAGACATGAGACAACTGGCATCAAAACTGCatagaaagtaaatttttaacaCTGCTATGTTGATATGTTGAGTTTATATTCTCTTATTTCTAAATACTAGATATCTACTAGTGATcttcttaaattattttcagtcGATGTCTCAGGAGCTTGATCCTGGTCAATGATCCTTTTCGCCTTGGCTTCAAGGCAATGTGTAACTTCGGGGCAGAAGAATCAGAGTGAAGATTTACCTCAATGTGGGAAACTGATCTGAATCTAAAATTCAATTCTCTGGGATTTCTCTGGTTAGCTGGAGCTCTCCAGAGCACGTTTTATAATGATTTTGGTGGCACAACACAGAGGCTTTTCTTGCTGAGGTGGCAGTTTCAAATCTTTGGGAAGCACATGATTTTAATTGCTTTCCTGAAAGAGCTACCATTATTGAGCAAGTAGCAGAGGCAAGCAGAAGGGTGAGCTGCAGAGGCATAAGCTGCAAGCTGTCTGCAcgatatgctgttaatttcagacagttagaagaggcctagctaagaagtaaaattactacacagaaagtgggttttgtttacctcaaagcaggacagtCCTCCCACTAGACTTGAAGGAGATTATTTCCCAACCTCTGTGGGGGCTTTTGATCCCACTACCATGTTACCTGGAAGAAACAAGTTGCTCCTTGCTGCTGCCACCATCCTGGCATGGTTTCAGGCAAATGTCAGGATGTGGAGCTGAGGTTGTTCCTTAGACCCTTGACACTGACTCTGGCGTGGTGCTGTGATCACAGcacaggagaagagggagaataggcagggcagggcagagaaaaaaaagcacttgagaCTTTCAGTTCTCTTCATATCTGCAGAAACATCACACTGTTTTTCTCAGTTAGCTAAGGACCATCGCGTAAAATGAGCAATTTCGCTTTCTGCCTCCTTGCTGTTGCTGTGCAAGGTCCTTGTAATCAGCAGGAACATTTTTGGGTGTTTCATCGTGAAGTGAACAGTCATAGGCTCTGCCTTGGTCTTCCAGGGACCAGAGACAACGGGTAGGTCTTGGTCCTCTGGAGGCTGTTCGGAGAGGGCACCCCTGAGCCCACTGAGGACGTGAGGTTCCTACCCCAGGGGAGAGAAATTCAGCcggtgctgctgcttccctgcagccctgcacgGCTCCAGCCTGCCGTGCTGGCAAGCAGGCGTGGGAGCCATGCTGGAGAGCATTTTGCCACCTCGTGGCAGCTGGCAGGTAAACCGTCTCTGCCTGATGAGGAACACTAGCTACCCAGAAGGAACAGAGCCAAAATGGGTGAGTTCTCATCTCGGTGGCTGCAAAATGGCACTAAGAAggtttgcagcagagcagagcaaccTGAAACCCTGCAGTGACCGATGcctgcccacctggaatgaaggCAGCGAAGCCAACAGTAAGAGGCCACGGCCTGGGGCAGGCTGGTGGTCAGAGTGTTTCTGACACGCCTGGACAGCCCCACGCTGGTCACTCCTGCTCCTGTCGATGTGCTGCTGGAGGTGCCCAGCTGGCCAGGGGAAGAAGATAACTGCGTCTGGTGACTGTTCGACCACCACAGTGAGGACAACAGCACACCGAAGCTGAGCCCTTGTTGCACAGGCAGCGAAGGACAATTTGGCCACTGAACTTTGAATCAAAGTCAGTGGAGAGGCAGAAAGCCTCTCTGTCAGCGCAGAAACCTTTGTAGGGGCACTGCCAGGGTCTATGACAATTGTCATTTATTTGCGGGGTGATGCAGCTAACATgggaaatgctaaaaaaaaataggaatcgAATAACGTGAGCCGCCTGCTGTCCTCCATCCCCAAaggagctgttgctgctgtgccCATGAGGGCATCATCCCTGGCACCAGGGCAAGccagagagggctggggagggtggcTGTCCCCACCCAGGGACTGTAGGTCCCACTGTCACCAGCTTGGGCACTGCCGGTGATGTGGCTGCCGCTGCGTAAATCAAGCGTCTCCGCACCAGCACGTGAAGCAGGACTGCGGGTCACAGCCCACATGCCTGGTGCAGCCAAAGTGGTTGCATCACCCCCAAACACCAGGGAAAactgctgggggcagggaggtaGCTCCTTAAACCTCAAGCTGGGCTACCGGCACATAGTAGGCCCTGGGTCCAGACAGGGTATTGGGCATAGGCCCGTGCTGGTATTTGGGGAGATCTGTGGGTGTGGAGCGTCTGTTGGGCAAGTGTGTCAGCACGTATGTGTCTGCCCCTGAGCAGAAAAGTGGACCAGCTGGTGTGCAGGGGTGAGTAAGAGGGCTCAGGGTACCAGCAGCATTATCAGATGGACAGAAGGGCTGTGCTGGAACtcaagatagaatcatagaattgtccaggttggaagggacctttaagatcatcgagtccctGTGCACCCATGTGTGCTTTCACTAGCAAACTTCAAACCTTACCGGGTGCAGAGAAAGAACAcggctggctctgctcatgttgTATGCGAGTTCTGGTGGTACTACATGCAGGTGCTGTGGCAGCGCGTAGAGCTGTCCGTGTCCTTTCCTTCCGCATATGGGTACGTGTGTCCCTCGCAGATATGTGCTACTAGAAATCAGTAAGGAGAGACCTTGTTCTCTTTCCTAATAACTGTTTACGctttatttactttctctttcctAAGAGCTATTTATGCTTTGTTTGCCAAACTGGCCACAGGACTCCTCCAGTCTTCCGATGGATCCCTCTGTACCGTCAGAAACAACGCTGAGCTGCCAGTGGTGTCCACGCGCTCTGCCATTGCCTAGGGCAGCCCCTGGGCCAGgaggctgctctccagctgccgCAGGGCAGCCACCCGTGCCCCATAGAGGACGAAGCCCCAGCAAAGCAGCACGACAGCAGCCAGCACCTGCGGGGGAAAGCGCACTGCGCGTTGGCGGCAGGAGGCCCAGTTAACTTTCAGGTCCCGGTGTCCGCTGCCTCCACCAAGAGGCAAATTCCCCCGACCAGTAAACCCGGCCTTCAGGCCTACGGGCCTAGTTCCacctcccacacaccccccccggccccccaccccgcGGATTCCCGCAGCCCACTACCACCACCATCACCAGGCCTGGTTCCCCCTTGCCGCGAATTCTCGAAGCCCAGCACTCCCAGCacccgcacccccccaccccccgtccgcgccaggcccagcacccccaggcccagcacccccaggcccagcacccccaggcccagcacccccaggcccagcacccccaggcccagcacccccaggcccagcacccccaggcccagCACCAGACAGCAGAGCGGACGCGGGTCCCTCCTCCCCGGCGCAGCCATGCCGACCCAGCCCTCCCCTTTCCCCGCCCTGCGCTCCGCCTGCCGGGAAGATGTCGTCCCCAGAGCGGAAGTGGCGTCAGAGAAATGCGCCAGCTCCCGGCAGGCGGCGGGCCGGGTTGGCGCTGCCcggccggtggcgggggggaactGTTCCTGTGGCAACGCCGCCGCCGATGGCCGAGGCCGCACGGCGCCTGGCGGatggcgcccgccgccgcccgccgggggAGGAGCGACGGGAGGCTGCCGGCTCCGGGCGCTGCCGGACGCGACACCGGCTAaaggcggccgcggccccggcccgcagGGGGAGCGAGGGCTCGGCGGCGGTGAGTGCGGGCGGCGGCTGACGGGGCGCGGGatcgggggccgggggggagaggCGTCCCGCAGCGGGCGAGCGGGCGGTGATGTCGcaccgtggggatgggggggccgtgaacccctttcccccctcccccctccttccttcggGCGTGCCTGCGTGCGTTTCTGACGCCCGGTGCGTGCCTTTGTGGCGCACACTGCGTCCGCGCGCGTTCCCCCGGCGCGGGTGCCCCCGCGGGCGGGTCGCGCGGGCGGCTGCGAGCCGCAGAAGGTGGGCGAGTGAGTTTTGAGGTGCCCCGGTAACTTATTTCCACTGAGTTGTAACGCATTAGGGTAATGCCGGTACCTAAATTAACTTTAGAATAGATGTGTTTGTTGCTAGTTGTgtttgtccgctcctccccggagGCGCAGCCCCTCTGCGCTCTTCTGCTCCCTATCGCTCCAACGGGGCAAATCACAAAGTTTGTTGACTTTGGTGCTCATAGCAGTAAGCGTAAGCAGGAGCCTGTCTGCATACCGTCCTTGGCGGTCCctataaacatcaggccttacCTGCCAGAAGCAGATACTGCCTGAAAAACacgccgttaatttcagagattgCAGttggttagaagaggcttagctgaaaagtaaaactaccggaaagaaaattggttctgctttacctcaaaccaggacaatggcCTGACTAGATAAAAAGGCAGCGTGTACCTGAGGGTGGGTGTAGGAATGGCACCTGGCTCTTTCTGCTTCAGTCATAAAAACAAAGATTAATTTAGGCTGGAACACATGCCTGGAGGTTGTCTAGTCTAACAAGCCATATATGTTCCAGTGTGAGTGCCCAGCAAAACATGAGCAGAGGGTGCAGGACAGGACAGGCCCAGAAGAACTTGGGAACGGGCGGTTTAGTTTGAGTGCAATTACTTGGTTTGACTTTATTTGTTAGAGGACGGAACTAACTGTTCTCATATTTTTCATGTGTAAACACTGGTCTCTTTTGGAAGTATGTTTCAGAGGATATCATGTTAATCATAAACTTACCGACCATATCAAAGCAGTTATTTATGAGTGGGGAAGAAGGCAGAGTCCTGTCTGTTACCTTCATATAGGCCAGATTCAAGCAAGATTGAAGCTCTGTTTAAAAGGTGCAGCGCTGAAGAACCAGATCTCACTGTGAGGAGAGGCCAAGCAAAGTAGCTAggtcctgctgcctctttgtgctaATGCTGGGGCTTGCAGCCTTAAAGGTGTCTGTTATGCGTTTCTGTGTCTAGGCTTTAATATTTTTGTCTCTCTGAGACAGCAatgatcttctgtctctttcttttgtaGAACATGACTCCAGCAGATAAGGAGTTTTCAGAAGATAGCAACTTTTCGCCGAAAGCCGGCACCAGCAAGCTGCCAACAGATGCATCTCCTGACTCTAAATGCCCCATCTGCTTGGATAGATTTGACAATGTTGCATATCTAGATCGCTGCTTGCATAGATTCTGTTTCCGCTGTGTCCAGGAGTGgtcaaaaaacaaagcagaatgcCCTCTCTGCAAGCAaccctttttttccattttccatacGATTCGTGCTGAAGATGACTTTAAGGAGTACATACTCAGCCCTTTagaaaatagctctttttccAGCCCTGATGGCCGGAGATTTCGTTACCGTACCACATTAACAGGGGAACGCCGCTCTAGCAGTTACCCTTCCCGAAGGACGCTGTCCCCCCCAGATAATGGGATATTGTTTGAAGGGTTGTCGAGCGAACCAGTGCGGCAGCAAGATGGAGAGATTCAGCAGATGTTAAGGAGGCTGGCCTCAAGGAGGCAGGCTAGCGCAGAGGGCAGATCTCTGCGCCAGATTCAGGAGGAGGACATGATCAACTTCCGCAGAGCTCTGTACCGTACTGGTGTGCGTATTCGTAGTATTCAGGATGGTGGCCGCTATCGAGACATTTCAGCTGAGTTTTTCCGCCGCAACCCTGCTTGCCTTCACAGGTTGGTTCCTTGGTTGAAGCGAGAACTTACAGTCCTGTTTGGTGCCCATGGATCTTTGGTTAATATTGTACAGCACATTATCATGAGTAATGTGACTAGGTATGATCTGGAAAGTCAGGCCTTTGCTGATGATTTAAAGCCATTTTTGCTGAATCGGACTGAACACTTCTTACATGAATTCATCAGTTTTGCCCGTTGTCCTTTTAACTTAGAAGCATATGATCAACATGCCAATTATGACTGTCCTGCGCCATCATATGATGAAGGAAGTCAGTCAGACTCGTCAATTATTACAATATCTCCAGATGTGGCATATTCTAAAGGGCCAGATAACACTTCGTCTGTGACTGGTCTTGATCAGGCCCCCTGGGATGATGAAACTCCAGGGCCTTCCTATTCCATTTCAGAAGAGGTTCGTGCAACCATAGCTTCTCCTCTGGAGATGTCAGAAAGTTCTGATGAGGACTCTGCTACAAAGAGTAAAAGAACTAAACTGCAGACTCAGTTACAGGCTAATGGTGACTCAAACGACAGTGACTCTTCCTCGGACAATTGTGTTATTGTTGGGTATGTTAAGCCGTTAGCTGAGAGGACGCCAGAAGTTGTTGAGCTGTCCTCGGACTCTGAGGAGTCcatcagggaagagaaaaaggaagatgtgAAGAAACAGCAGCCAATCCAGTGTCGCAGCTGGAGTGACAGTGAATCAAGCAGAAGTTTCTCGCCACATTCCCCCACATACAAGGAGGATGTAGGTAGCTGTAGAAGCTGCTTGTCTCCCGCAGTTGAGAAGACAGAGTCAAAAGATGACGAGAAGAACAAATGCAAGGTAAAAGATCTGTCTCCACGGCACTTGAGCTGGAGCCCCTCCCCAGGGAGTGATACAATATGCTCCCCTTGGAATCACAGATTGCCTAGAAAGGGAAAGTCCAGGAGCCCACAGTCCTGTTCACGGAGCAGTCGAGGCAGTCATGGCCATCGGTCTAGGAAGGAGCATCGTAGCAAAAGCCAATCTAAAAGGAAACGATCGAGAAGCAGAGATAGTAGCAAACATAAGAGCAAAAGAAGCAAGAAGTCGAGGGCTCATGACTCCAAAGTCTCTCTAAAAAGCCAGAGAGGCTCTCTAAGTCGTGAGAGCACTCCATCTAGAGAAGTAAGCAGATCACGATCGCGTAGCAAAGGCCACAGCAAAAGGAGATCAAGAAGTAGAGACGGTGATCGTTACTATGTAAGAGACAATTATCAAAGTAGATACCAGTGGGGTTATGCTTTCTGTAGTCGAAAGACATTTGGAGATGGCTATGAGTCCTCCAGCAGGAGGAGGACTCAGTCTAATCCTTTCTACTCAAGGCAATCTGCTAGTCCAGAATACAGGATACGATCATTTATTGAAAGGACAGATCCACATAGCCAGCGGGGAGGCCGTGAGAGACACTATTACTGTTATGAAAGATGCAGGTCAAGGAGTCGATCAAGTGACAGGTCAAGGACACCTTCTGGAGGAACTGACAGAATGAAAAGTGAAAAGCCTGGcggaaaaaggaaatacaaaactCGCCACTTGGAGAATGCATTCATGGAAAGCACAAGtctagaaagagaaaatgaccCCAAGAAAACTTCCTCAAAATTTGGTGACTGCTACAAAAATGAAGACAGCCTTTCAGACAATCGAGCAAGCAGCGAGACAAAGcgtaagaaaaagaagaaaaagatgaggaGTCCAAGTGTGGAGATAGTCTatgaaggaaaagcaacagaTACAACAAggcatcttaaaaagaaaaagaaaaagcataagaaGAAACACCGGAAACACCACGTGAGTAACTCATCACATTCTTCTCCAGTAGTGATTACAATTGATAGTGACAGTAGCAAGGAGCCAGAAAATACCGAATGTGACAGCAGTATTAATTGGACAGGCACAACTCAGATAAATGAGAGGGAAAATGAGTCTCCGTCGTCTTCTCTGGGAAGGACAGGATGTGAAGATGTTTATAGAGTTGGTGAGGAAACTGGAAGAGCAGACAAAAAGTACAGTACTCCTACCAAAAGCGGACACTTAGATGGTGACATTAGAAATGCTGATGACAAACTTCAAGAAACAGCAGCTGATCAGAGTCCTACCACAGCAGATACCAGCAGTAACACCCCTCACACAGGAACTGTAACCAGCCACATTCAGGAAGCACCAGCAGCGCCTTCCAGTCAACTGCCTTCCCCCAGGATTTCCTTCCTAGAGTGTCCAGAGAGACGACCACTGATACTAACACTGCCAAAGAGACTTGTCAACAGATCCTCTTGGTTTgatttcccagaagaaaaaatgtaGCACATTTTACACAGAACACTTCTTAAAATTGTGAATTTGTAACTACATTTTTCCCTTTGAGAACAAAGCCACCTGTTGTAATTTGTGTATGTTAAAAAATGTCTGGGAAATGTGTAAAACCTTTGAATGTGTATGCACTTTTAAGTCAAAAATAGAATATTGCTAGTACGTAACTTTAAAGTTTCTCAGAAGACTGGAAGTTGTAATTTCATAAAACCATCCTGTATTCTTGTAGTATGTAAAATATATCTATAGAATATTGCAAACAAAAATGAGCCAAACCAAAAgccagaaaatgcattttatgggGATTGCTCTTCTTAGACAAAGGAAGAATTGCTTAGTTCATAAGAAATTGTTTAGTCTGAATTCTACCATTGCTTTGATCTGTGTGGTTTAAGCTGATCTCTGCTCAAAAGTAGTCAGCGACTTCTATATAGATCTTCAATGGGACTTCCAGTAACATAAAATTAAGCTATGTCAAAATCTGAATAAAGCAATAAGActgttttttgtaaaattaatttaaacgTGTGGACCATGTACTGAGCAAACAGAGCATTTATCTTTTGGG is a genomic window containing:
- the TOPORS gene encoding E3 ubiquitin-protein ligase Topors, whose product is MSSPERKWRQRNAPAPGRRRAGLALPGRWRGGTVPVATPPPMAEAARRLADGARRRPPGEERREAAGSGRCRTRHRLKAAAAPARRGSEGSAANMTPADKEFSEDSNFSPKAGTSKLPTDASPDSKCPICLDRFDNVAYLDRCLHRFCFRCVQEWSKNKAECPLCKQPFFSIFHTIRAEDDFKEYILSPLENSSFSSPDGRRFRYRTTLTGERRSSSYPSRRTLSPPDNGILFEGLSSEPVRQQDGEIQQMLRRLASRRQASAEGRSLRQIQEEDMINFRRALYRTGVRIRSIQDGGRYRDISAEFFRRNPACLHRLVPWLKRELTVLFGAHGSLVNIVQHIIMSNVTRYDLESQAFADDLKPFLLNRTEHFLHEFISFARCPFNLEAYDQHANYDCPAPSYDEGSQSDSSIITISPDVAYSKGPDNTSSVTGLDQAPWDDETPGPSYSISEEVRATIASPLEMSESSDEDSATKSKRTKLQTQLQANGDSNDSDSSSDNCVIVGYVKPLAERTPEVVELSSDSEESIREEKKEDVKKQQPIQCRSWSDSESSRSFSPHSPTYKEDVGSCRSCLSPAVEKTESKDDEKNKCKVKDLSPRHLSWSPSPGSDTICSPWNHRLPRKGKSRSPQSCSRSSRGSHGHRSRKEHRSKSQSKRKRSRSRDSSKHKSKRSKKSRAHDSKVSLKSQRGSLSRESTPSREVSRSRSRSKGHSKRRSRSRDGDRYYVRDNYQSRYQWGYAFCSRKTFGDGYESSSRRRTQSNPFYSRQSASPEYRIRSFIERTDPHSQRGGRERHYYCYERCRSRSRSSDRSRTPSGGTDRMKSEKPGGKRKYKTRHLENAFMESTSLERENDPKKTSSKFGDCYKNEDSLSDNRASSETKRKKKKKKMRSPSVEIVYEGKATDTTRHLKKKKKKHKKKHRKHHVSNSSHSSPVVITIDSDSSKEPENTECDSSINWTGTTQINERENESPSSSLGRTGCEDVYRVGEETGRADKKYSTPTKSGHLDGDIRNADDKLQETAADQSPTTADTSSNTPHTGTVTSHIQEAPAAPSSQLPSPRISFLECPERRPLILTLPKRLVNRSSWFDFPEEKM